In one Polaribacter sp. ALD11 genomic region, the following are encoded:
- the pfkA gene encoding 6-phosphofructokinase — protein sequence MKKIKKIAVMTSGGDAPGMNAAIRSVVRACAYYSVSCVGIYRGYEGLIEGDFIELTARSVNNIINKGGTILKSARSKEFRTKEGRAKAYEHLKENEIEAMVVIGGDGSFTGAVIFNEEFNFPIIGIPGTIDNDIFGTSHTIGYDTALNTAVEAIDKIRDTASSHNRLFFVEVMGRDAGFIALNAGVGAGAEEILIPEEDLGLDRMLESLKKSRRTGKSSSIVVVAEGDKSGKNVYQLAEYVEENLPEYDVRVSVLGHMQRGGSPSCFDRVLASRLGVKSVELLLDGQTNLMVGLKDNEVISSSISEAIKGGHSINQELLRVSDIMTT from the coding sequence ATGAAAAAAATTAAAAAAATAGCAGTCATGACGTCTGGAGGAGATGCCCCAGGGATGAATGCAGCAATAAGATCTGTAGTTAGAGCATGTGCTTATTACAGTGTTAGTTGTGTAGGGATATATAGAGGCTATGAAGGTCTTATTGAAGGGGATTTTATAGAGTTAACAGCAAGAAGTGTTAACAATATAATTAACAAAGGAGGTACTATCTTAAAATCTGCAAGATCAAAAGAATTTAGAACCAAAGAAGGAAGAGCAAAGGCTTATGAGCACCTTAAAGAAAATGAAATTGAAGCCATGGTTGTTATTGGTGGAGATGGTTCTTTTACAGGAGCAGTTATTTTTAATGAAGAATTTAACTTTCCAATTATAGGTATTCCAGGGACTATAGATAATGACATCTTTGGAACATCACATACAATTGGTTATGACACCGCTTTAAACACAGCCGTAGAAGCAATAGATAAAATTAGAGATACAGCATCCTCTCACAATAGATTGTTTTTTGTTGAGGTAATGGGAAGAGATGCTGGTTTTATAGCTTTAAATGCAGGGGTAGGCGCAGGAGCAGAAGAAATTTTAATACCAGAAGAAGATTTAGGTCTAGACAGAATGTTAGAGTCTCTTAAAAAGAGTAGACGAACAGGAAAGTCTTCTAGTATTGTTGTGGTTGCAGAAGGAGATAAATCTGGAAAAAATGTATATCAATTAGCGGAATATGTAGAAGAGAACTTACCAGAATACGATGTAAGAGTTTCTGTTTTAGGTCACATGCAAAGAGGGGGTTCACCTTCTTGTTTCGATAGAGTTTTAGCAAGTAGATTAGGTGTAAAATCTGTTGAGTTATTATTAGACGGACAAACTAATTTAATGGTGGGTTTAAAAGACAATGAAGTAATCAGTTCAAGTATTTCAGAAGCAATAAAAGGTGGTCATTCAATAAATCAAGAACTTTTAAGAGTTTCCGATATAATGACGACATAG